From the Nocardia fluminea genome, the window ACAACAGCACCGAACACCGCAACCAGCTGATCGCCGACTCCGTGCGAGCCGACCCCGTAGCCGTCACCGAGGTCCTCGACGGCGACGCGGGCACCCAGACCGAGTGGCGCAAGGTCACCGCGACCGGCGCCTTCGTCCCCGACTCGACCGTCCTGGTCCGTCTGCGCCACCTCGACGGTGCCCCTGGCTACGCCGTCCTCGCCGCCTTCCGCTTGGACGACGGGCGCACGCTCCTGGTGGACCGCGGCCTAATCGCCTCCGTCGACGGCATCCGCCCACCCGCGATCGCCGACCCGCCCGCGGGCCCGCACCGCATCGAAGCCCGAGTCCGAGCCTCGGAGGGCGTGGTCCCCGACAAAACGCCCAGCACCCAAGACGGCTTCCGCCAGGTGTACACGGTCGACACCACCCAGGAATCCGCAGTCCTAGGCACTCCCCTGACCCCGATCCCCACCGGCACCGACAAGGGCGGCTACCTCCAACTGGCCGCCGACCAACCAGGCGCCTTCACCCCCACCCCCCTCCCCCAACTGGACGCGGGCCCTTACCTCTCCTACGGCCTCCAATGGCTGGCCTTCGGCCTCATGGCCCCTCTCGGCCTGGGCTATTTCGTAGTCGCCGAACTCAAAGCCCGCCGCCGAGACCGCACCCAACCGTCCGCCCCAGCGACCTCCACGCAGACCTCGAACACCCCCACCCCCGCCGAACCCACCACAGAAGCCCGCCTAGCGGACCGCTACGGCCGCAACCGCTGACAGCCGTTCGCCCCTCGCGAATTCAGCACCTCACCCGCGATCTCGAGGGTCTCTCTGCCCTCACACGAGGTCCGCAGCTTTTCCGCACTCGCAGCCACACCTAGCACCCCCCAGGTCCGCAGCTCTGCCGCGCTCCAGCTACCGCCCACCCCGCACCCACGCAATCACCCCCGCAACCACAACCGCACCCACCTGCACCCCCTCCGACATCCGCACCGCCCGCCGCAGATCCACAGAAGTAGGCGCCGGCCCATCACCAAGACCCGGTCGCAACTCGATCCCGTGCCGATACTGCGTCCGCCCACCGAGCCGAACACCGAGCGCACCCGCCATCGACGCCTCGACAACCCCCGCGTTGGGACTCGGATGCGAACCAGCATCCCGCCGCCAAGCCCGCAGCGACGCCCCCGCCGTCCCACCCACGAGCGGCGCGAGAACGGCAGTGAGCATCCCCGTGACACGAGCGGGAACCACATTGGCCACATCGTCGGTACGCGCAGCAGCCCACCCGAACCGTTCGTACCGCTCGTTCCGGTAACCGATCATCGCGTCGAGAGTGTTCACCGCGCGATACCCGAGCACCCCCGGCACCCCCGCGACCGCACCCCACAGCAACGGCGCCACCGCCGCATCCGAGGTGTTCTCGGCGACGGATTCGAGCGCGGCGCGCGCGAGCCCCTCGGTATCGAGCACCGACGGGTCCCGCCCACACAGCGAAGGCAGCAGTTCGCGGGCCCCGACGAGATCATCGGCGTCGAGACGGTCGGCCATCGCGTGTCCGGCACGAACGAGACTGCGACCGCCCAATGCCGTCCACGTGGCCAACGCGGTCAGCAGCACAGCACCCCACGCGCCCCTTCTCCGCGTAGCGAGCGCACCGATCCCCACCACCGAGCCGACCGCGATCACCTCGTGCACCACCCCGGCGCGGCGATCGTCGGCATAGGTCCGGGCCTCCAATGCCGCTGCCGCCGTACCGAATCCGGCTACCGGATGCCACCGCCGTGGATCGCCGAATACCCGATCGAGCACAAATCCCAGTACCAGCCCGACCGCCGTCGATGTCCCGTTCCGCACCGGCCGAGAGTAGCCGTGGGCCGGGATGTCACACCCGCGACCGCTGCTTCGTCATCACAGTGACGGCACTTCTAGACTCGCCGTGACCGAGCAAGATCAACCGAACGGGCGCACACCATGACCGCACCGCAGCCTCTCGATCAGGCCGAACTGGCCCGCCGCTTCGAGGAACACCGCCCCTACCTGCGGCGTCTGGCCTACAGCACGCTCGGCAGCATCAGCGACGCCGAGGATGTGGTGCAGGACGCGTGGCTGCGGCTGCAACGGCAGTTCGACGCGGGCAAGGCGGACGAGATCGACAATCTGCGCGCCTGGCTCACCACCGTGATCGGCCGCCTCGCCCTGGATCAGCTCGGGTCCGCGCGTGCCCGCCGCGAGCAGTACGTCGGTGAGTGGCTGCCGGAACCGGAGGTCACGTCCTGGGACGATCCGGCCGACCGTATCTCCCAGGACGAGCGCGTCACCACCGCGCTGCTGGTCGTACTGGAGTCGCTCTCGCCCGCCGAGCGCACCGCCTTCGTGCTGCAAGACGTGTTCGGGATGAGCGGCCCCGAGGTCGCCGAGGTGGTCGGGCGCACGCCCGCCGCGGTGCGGCAGCTCGCTTCCCGTGCCCGCAAGCACGTCGAGAACGGCACCCCACGTTTTCCCGCTTCGCCCGCCGAACAGGAGAAGGTCGTCTCGGCGTTCTCGCTGGCCTGGCGCTCGGGTGATCTGAGTTCGCTGCTCGGCATTCTCGACGAGAACGTGGTCCTCACCGCCGATGGCGGCGGCAAGGTGCCCGCCATCCGTCAGCCGGTGCGCGGTGCGGAGCTCATCGCCAAGATGCTGCTCGGCTGGTACACCGCCGCGAACGGGTGGGGTCGGTCGGTGCTGGTCAACGGCATGCCGGGCCTGGTTGTCTTCGACGGCACCAATGTCGGCGTCTTCTCGTTCGTGGTCGATGCCGGTCGCGTCGTCGCCATCAATGTGGTGCGCAATCCCGACAAGTTGCGTGACCTGCCCATCGACGGCGACCCGGATTGGTACCTCGGCGGCGGCAGGTAGCCCCGGCGCGGCCCCGGTTACGCGCCGAGGGAGTATCCGTGCGCGGCCGCGACTTCGGCGGACAGCAGCTTTCCGTCGACAGCCGTGAGTCCCGCGGCCAGGCCGGGGTCGGCGGCGCACGCTCCGCGCCAGCCCTTGCCGGCGATCATCGAGGCGAACGGCAGGGTGGCGTTGGTGAGTGCCACCGTCGAGGTGTGCGGCACCGCGCCCGGCATGTTCGCCACGCAGTAGAACAGGGAATTCGCTACGGCGAAGGTCGGATTCGCGTGGGTGGTCGGCCGGGTCGAGGCGAAGCAGCCGCCTTGATCGACGGCGATGTCGACGAGCACCGACCCGGGCCGCATCCGCGCGACGAGTTCGTCGGACACGAGTTCCGGCGCCTTGGCTCCCGGCACCAGCACCGATCCGATCACCAGATCCGCGGCGACGACGGCCCGGTCGATCTCGAGCGCGTGCGAGGCGAGAGTGCCGACCCGCCCGGCGAAGCGGGCGTCGAGCGCACGCAACCGCGCCGGATTCGTATCGAGCACGGTCACCCTGGCGCCCATCCCGACCGCGATACTCGCCGCGTTCGTCCCCGCCACACCGCCGCCGAGCACCACCACATCGGCCGGCCGCACTCCGGGCACACCGCCGAGCAGCACGCCGCCGCCACCCATCGGCGCCATCAGGTGATAGGCCCCGACCTGCGCGCTGAGCTTGCCCGCCACCTCGCTCATCGGTGCGAGCAACGGCAGCGACCCGTCGGACCCGCGCACCGTTTCGTAGGCGATGGCGACGATTCCCGACGCCAGGATCGCGTCGGTGCATTCCTTCGACGCCGCCAGGTGCAAGAAGGTGAACAGCACCTGATCGCGGCGCATCACCGAGTATTCCCGCGCGATCGGCTCTTTCACCTTCACCACCAGATCCGCCCGCCCCCAGACCTGATCGGCCTCGGCCACGATCCGCGCCCCCGCGCCGCGATAGTCGTCGTCGGCGAAACCGGACCCGACCCCCGCACCGGCCTGCACGAGCACCTCGTGCCCGTGCGCGACCAGTTCGGTGGCGCCCGCCGGAGTGAGCGCCACCCGGAACTCCTGCGGCTTGACCTCCGTCGGCACCCCGACGACTACGCCCGTTCGCGTCATCGGCCAAGCCTAGGACCTGGGCATGAGCTCAGCCGTTGGCTATATCGCGTGTCGCGGCCGGGGAGATCACACCGGAACGGGAGCCACCGGCGTAGGCAAAGGTCCGCTCCAGGTGGTCCAGTGACTCGCCTGTGCCACCGCTTCCACCGCGTGCCCGGCGTACGTCCCCGGCGGCCCACCGCGCGTACTTCCACGGTGCGGCGCAATAATGACCTTCATGATCATCAAGGTGAGCGGGTTCACTCCCGAGATCGACGACACTGCCTGGATCGCGCCGAACGCGACCGTGATCGGGCGGGTGCGCCTGGGCGCCGAGGTCGGCGTCTGGTACTCGGCGGTGCTGCGCGGCGACCTCGAACAGATCAGCATCGGCGCACGCACCAATATCCAGGACGGCTGCGTGCTGCACGCCGACCCCGGTTTCGCGCTCACCGTCGGCACCGGGGTCTCGGTGGGACACAACGCGATTCTGCACGGCTGCACCATCGGCGACGATGTTCTCGTCGGTATGGGCGCCACGGTGCTCAACGGCGCGGTGATCGGCGCGGGCAGCTTGATCGCGGCCAATGCCCTGATTCCCGAGGGCGCGCAGATTCCGCCCGGCTCACTCGTGGCCGGCGTGCCGGGCAAGGTGCGTCGCGAACTCACCCCGGCCCAGCAGGACGGGATCAAGCTGAACGCCGCGGTGTATCTGCACAATCTGACCAACCACCGCGACGCCGAGGTGTTGTGACCCGTCACACTGAGCAAGTGACCAGTAGGGAACCCTGATAGCATTTGTCCTGCGTATTGCGTCCGATCATAAGAGTCGCGATCGGCACCGGATACGCGAGGCAGGAGGTATCACGGTGGCATACGTGCATTCCGGTGTACGCCGAGCGGCAGGACAGCTCAGCGTGGCCGATATCGCGGCCCAGCCCGGCGGGATCGAGGCACTCCAATCCCGTGTTCACGAACTCCGTTCTCGCGGAGTACATTTCGCGGCCAATGCGATCGAGCAGGAGATGGCGGCATTGGATCTGCCGCCACGGGGATAATGGGGTAATGCCTACCGTTTCGTCGATCCTCGCGCGAATACTCGAAAAGCCCGTCACCGACGGGGAGAAGCTGCTCGACAGTGCGCTGTCGGCGTTTCTGGACTTCGGGATCAAGCGCACGAGCATGGGCGAGATCGCGCGCCGGGCCGGCATCAGCCCGGCCACCCTCTACCGGCGCTACGAATCCAAGAACGAGCTGGTCGAAGCCGTGGGCGTGCGTGAGGCGCAGCGCTACGTGTCCGATATCGACGAGCGAGTTCGCGCGGTCACCGAACCCGGCGACCAGCTCGTCGAGATCTTCGTCGCCTTCGTCACCACCATCGCGGGCAATGAACTGCTGCGCCGGTTGCTCAGCACCGAGCCGGAGATCATCCTGCCCCGGCTCACCACCGACGCCGGGCCGATCCTCGCCGTCGGACGCGCGTATCTGGCCGAAAAGCTGCGCGAGCTCCAGGCCAGCGCGCCGGTGCCCGAATTCGATCCCGATCTGGTCGCCGAGGTCATGGCACGGCTCGCGCTGTCGCTGGCGCTGACCCCCGACGGGCTCATCCCGCTCGACGACGCGGAAGCCGGACGGGAGTTCGCGCGGCGCACGCTGCTACCGATGGTCGGTCTCCGCGACATCCACTGAGACCCCGAACGCCTCGGCCACCACTTCGTCGATGCCCGAATCAGCCACCGGTACACCGTCTTCCAGCAGTGCCCGCACCCTTCGCACGACCTCACCCGCCGTCGGGCAGCCGGGATCGGGCACCGGCAGCCGCGCCACGTACTGGGTGATCCAGCGGCGCCGGCCCGAGTACAGCCGGTTGCCGCAGACGGCGTCGTAGAACCGCAGTCCCAGTGCCGAATTCGCCACGCCCATCAGCAGATACGCCAGATCGTCGGCCGCGCGGCCCGCACCGAGATCGGTGAGCGAGATCCAGTAACAGTCACCGTTGACGACCGCGCCGGACCGATCGAGGGCGAACCGAGGACGTTCACTGATGTCGGGGAACACCAGTTTCGGCGCGCCCCACAGATGGGGGCGCTGTGGAACCCAGATCTCGAACCACTTCCGGCCACCGTCGAGTACGTAACGCCGGGCCGACAGAGCTTGCTCATGGGACTGGAGATAAGCGGCGGCACAGGGGAACTCGGCCAGATCGATCGGAGTGCGGCGCGGCTGCAACAGATCGTAGGGGTAGAGCACCTTCGTGCCGCGTGCCATCGCGACTCGCCAGGGTTGCAGATCGTGGTGGGTGATCAACTCCCGCAGCAGTTCCGGCTCCGGCGTCGGGTCCATCTGATCCCACCGGTCGGAGATGAACACCCGATCGGCCGTCGTCTTGATCCCCACCCTGATCCGGGCGGCCTCCCCGAACGAGCGCCAGGTGCGATCGGCGATCCGGCCGAGCCAGTGATCGACCGAGGGGCGCGACATGCGCCACGCCGTGTCACCGTGACGGTCTGAGCGGATACCGTCGTCGACCGGACCGCTCGCCGTAAGCGGTGCCGTCACCGTGGACACCGGTTGCGGCGAGCGCACGTCTTCCACCGGCTTTCGGACCACCGCGTCGCCTGTCGCCAGCACCCCGACCTCGACCGCGAACACCCGCCCCCCGGCGCCGACGCGGCAGGCGGCCTCGCCTGCCAGTGCGTCGAAAAGCTCGGTGACGCAGTCGGGTTCGACCCCCTGCTCCTCGTAGACCGAGACATAGCGGCACCCGGGTGGGCCGGTAGCGCGCAGCGCGACAGTGATCGCGGGCAGCACCGCGGCGGCGAAGAGCTTGGTGTCACCGAGGTCGTAGAGCTCCACCGGCGTCAGTTCGTCGGTGAGAATGCGGCGCAGGTTCGATCCGGCCCGCGTGGTGAGAAAGCGGTTGGCACAGAGCAATCCGAGCACGCCCCCGGCGGTCAGCAGCCGCGGCGCGACGGCGACGAAGGGATGGGTGAGGTCGATCCGCCCGCGCAGCCCGAACTGTTTGCTCAGCAGCTGCGCGGTCTCGCCGCCCAGCTGCTGGGTCCGGACATACGGCGGATTGCTGATGATCAAGTCGAACGAACCGTCGGCCAGATGAGCCGCGGCCGCCAGGAAATCGCCGCCACGGCCGTCTATTTCGACGCCGAGCGCGGCGGCCCGGTCGGCGGTTTCGGCGACAGCTCGTCGATCCAGGTCATATCCGGTCAGCTGGACCGCCATATCCGGTGCGCTCGACGCGATTTCCCGGTGCACCGCCAGTAACAGCTCGCCGTCCCCGCACGCCGGGTCGAGCACGCGCAGCACCCCGGCGCGCGGGGTGTAGCGCAACGCCCGGCGCGCCAGGAACCGCGCGAGCTCCGGTGGCGTGTAGTGCCTGCCGTGCCGTTTGCGCTCCTGCGCGTCGCGGGCCTGCAAAGCCATGCGGTCGATTGTGCCCCGGAACCGCCTCGATGCACCGCAGGCGCGAGCCAGGCCACAACGCGTGGCTCTCACCTGTGTGAATCCGACCGAGTGTTTAAAACAGTGGTTTGCGCCACTTGCCAAGGGGGTAGAGCGAGCAGTGGGCGATAGGTAACGTCTGTCCGGTTTCACCCCGCTGCACCGAAGCCGAGGACGATGCCGAGACTCAGCCCGCTGACCGCCGCACTCACCGTCGTAGCCCTTGCCGTGCTGCCCGCGTCCTGTGCGGCCGTCGCGCAGGCCGACCCCGGCCGGTACGCACCGACCATGCTCATCCTCGACGCCTCCGGCTCTATGGAACGTCCGGATCAGGGCGGCACCATGCTGGATTCGGCGAAGCGGGCCGTGCGCGCGTTCGTCGCCTCGGCGCCCGCCGAGTCCTCGGTCGGACTCACCACCTACGGCACCGGCACCAGCAACGCGGAGGCGGACAAGGCAGCAGGGTGCCGCGACGTCCAGGTTTTGCGGCAGCCGACCACCCTCGACAAGGCCGCCCTCATCGCCGCCGTCGACGGTATCCACGCGCGCGGCTGGACCCCGATGGGCACCGCGCTGCGTCAAGCCGCCGACGCACTGCCCGATTCCGGGCCGCGGTCGATCGTGCTCGTCTCCGACGGTGACGACACCTGTTCGCCGCCGGACCCGTGCGAGGTGGCCAGGGAGCTGAAGCAGCAAGGTCTCGACCTGATCGTGCATGCGATCGGGTTCGCCGTCGACGACAAGGCACGCGCCCAGCTCACGTGCACGGCCCAGGCCACCGGCGGCACCTACAGCGATGCCGCCGATGGCGCCGCGCTGGAACGCATTCTGCCGCGGGTGAGTTCGGCAGCGCTGCGCAACTATCAGGCCACCGGCACGCCCATCACCGGCACCGACGAATACCGGACCGCCCCGGTCGCGAAGCCCGGCCAGTACCTCGACACCATCGGTCAGCAGCAGAAACGCCTGTACGCGGTCGACGTGCCCGCCGGTGCCACCGCCTACTTCACCGGGATCGTCTCGTTCCCGCGGGCCAGGGGCGTGTCCATGACCGAGGACATGAACGCGCTGGAACTGCGCGTCTTCGGCCGCGACGGCGTCGACTGCAATATTCGGGAGCGCGAACTCGAGACCAGGGCCAGCGACGGCGTCGCACTCACCGTCGCCAAGACCTTCGAGGGTGCGACCGAGGAACCCACCAGCGGCGATTCCGCCCAGTGCAAGGGCGGCGGCCGCTACTACTTCGAGCTGAACTGGGATCTGGTGGCCAAGGGCTCGCCCGCGCGGCTGCCGATGGAAATTCTCGTCGGCATCGAACCCGGGGTCACCGATCCCGGACCGGCCGCGGTGAGCACCCCGGTCACCTTCACCGATCCGGCCGGGACCGCTCGACCGATGAGCGGCGGCGGCTCGTTCACGGCCGCCGCCACCCTGCCCGGCAGCGGCAACTACACCGACACCCTCCAGTCGGGTGAGTACGTCTTCTACCGCGTGCGCCTCGACTGGGGACAGGGACTGGCCTACCGCGTGCGGTTCGCCGAGACCGGCGGCGCGAACAGCACCGCGGCGTCGAATGTGGAGACCGCCCTGTATTCGCCGCTCGGTCGCGAAATCGACTCCGACACCACCGTTTACACCGGCAGGTCGAGCGCCGAACTCGTCCTGGCGTCGGTGCCGGTCCGGTATGCCAATCGGGATCAGTCCGATGCACAGGTGCAGCGGCAGGCGGTGGCCGGCTGGCACTACATCGCCGTCAAGCTCGGCATCCCCATGGGCGCGGACGCGCTGCCGCCCGCACCGATACAGCTCGACGTCACCGTATCGGGCGCGGCGGAACCCGGGCCGACCTATGTGGGCACCAGCGCTCAGCCGGAAGCCGAACAGCCTGTCGCCGTGGGCGGTCCGGCGGCCGTCGCCCGGCCGTGGGCCTTGTACGTCCTGATCGGGGCGGGCGTGGCCTTGGTCGTCGGCATCGGTACGGCGATCGTGGTCGTCGGTCGGCGACGCGACTGAATACGGCGCCGGCACTCGATTTCGTGGTGCCTGCGGGTTCCGCGGTGGTGACCGAACTGCTAAGTTAGTCTCAAAATGAGACCAGTTCTACGCAAACTTCAGGGAGCCGCGCGATGGCGCAGACCGACCACGACAGCAGCGATTTCGCGACCCTCCAGCGGCTGGCCGGCGAACGCTGGTCCTGCCGCCAGTTCACCGCCGAACAGGTCGACCGCGCGACCATCGAACAGCTGCTGACGCTCGCCCAGCGCACGCCGTCGTGGTGCAACACCCAGCCCTGGCAGGTGGTGGTCACCGCGGGCGAAGGCACCGAACGGTTCCGCAAGGAACTGCTCGACCACATCCGAACGGCGGGCAACACACCGGATTTCGAGTTCCCCGCCGCGTACGAGGGCGTCTACAAGGACCGTCGCCGTGCCTGCGGGTTCCAGCTCTACGACAGTGTCGGCATCGTCAAGGGCGACCACGAGAAGACCATGCGCCAGATGGTGCGCAACTTCGAGTTCTTCGACGCACCGCACGTCGCCATCGTCACCTCCGAAGCCGACCTCGGCATCTACGGCGCCATCGACTGCGGCCTCTGGCTCGAGAACTTCCTCCTGGGCGCCCAAGCCCTCGGCCTCGGTGCCGCACCCCAGGCCGCCCTGGCCTCCTACGCGCCGTTCATCCGCGACTACTTCGCGATTCCCGACACCCGCAAGGTCGTCTTCGGTGTCTCCTTCGGCCACCCCGACACCAGCCACCCCATCAACACGTTCCGTACCGCTCGCGCCCCCCTCGAAGAGCAGGTCACCTGGCACACGTCCTGACCGGCGGATCACCGCGCCAGGTCAGGCAGGGCGCGACGCGGAGCTCATCCCGGGACCGGCTTGCGGCTCGACGTCGCGCGCGGTGATCTCCGCCGCGCACTCATCGCACGTCAGACGCGCGTGCGCCTCCCCCGCGCACCCACGATGCCGGTACTCCACCGGCGGCCCGTCCGGCGCCATGTAGGCATCCCCCCAGTCGCGGATCGCCATCAGCACGGGGTAGATGGCATGCCCCTTCTCGGTGAGGCGATACTCCTCGTACGCGCCGTCATCAGCCGGTCGTTTCACCAGAATCTCGTGCTCGACCAACCGTTCCAGACGATCCCGCAACCGGCTCCGCGAAATCCCCAGCGCACCCTGAAACGCGTTGAACCGCCGCACCCCGGCAAAGCTGTACTTCAAGATCAGCAACGTCCAGCGATCACCGAAGATCACCAGCGGCCGCGTGATAGAGCACGGGAAGTCTGCGAGTTCCTCATAGCGCACCCTGCCATTATCCCCCCGAGGGGCGCAGGTAGCGGCACTGTCGACAGGTCCGCCCCCGAGCAGCCGCCTGACCCACAGAAACCTCGGGCCCCGGAAGGATCTCCCGGGGCCCGAAGCGTGTTGTGTCAGTTCAGATCACAGTGGAATGTTCTTGTGGTGGCTCTTGCGGGCCGGGGCCGAGGCGAGGGCCGCGGCGATGATGCTGCGGGTTTTGGCGGGGTCGATGACCTCGTCCACCACGCCGATGGCGACGGCGCGTTCGACGCCGCCCGCGAGCTGCTCGTGTTCGGCGGTGAGGCGCTCGTGGAGGGCCTCGCGCTCGGATTCGGGGGCGGCCGCGAGTGCCTTCTTGTGCAGGATGCCGACGGCGGCCTTGGCGCCCATGACGGCGACTTCGGAGCCGGGCCAGGCGTAGACGGCGGTGGCGCCGAGGGAACGGGCGTTCATCGCGATGTAGGCGCCGCCGTAGATCTTGCGGGTCACCAGGGTGACGCGCGGGACGCGGGCTTCGGCGAAGGCGTGCAGCAGCTTCGCGCCGCGGC encodes:
- a CDS encoding SURF1 family cytochrome oxidase biogenesis protein yields the protein MRKLTFLLRPSWLILAVIVAAFAYLCFTVLAPWQLGKNNSTEHRNQLIADSVRADPVAVTEVLDGDAGTQTEWRKVTATGAFVPDSTVLVRLRHLDGAPGYAVLAAFRLDDGRTLLVDRGLIASVDGIRPPAIADPPAGPHRIEARVRASEGVVPDKTPSTQDGFRQVYTVDTTQESAVLGTPLTPIPTGTDKGGYLQLAADQPGAFTPTPLPQLDAGPYLSYGLQWLAFGLMAPLGLGYFVVAELKARRRDRTQPSAPATSTQTSNTPTPAEPTTEARLADRYGRNR
- a CDS encoding cobalamin biosynthesis protein, with product MRNGTSTAVGLVLGFVLDRVFGDPRRWHPVAGFGTAAAALEARTYADDRRAGVVHEVIAVGSVVGIGALATRRRGAWGAVLLTALATWTALGGRSLVRAGHAMADRLDADDLVGARELLPSLCGRDPSVLDTEGLARAALESVAENTSDAAVAPLLWGAVAGVPGVLGYRAVNTLDAMIGYRNERYERFGWAAARTDDVANVVPARVTGMLTAVLAPLVGGTAGASLRAWRRDAGSHPSPNAGVVEASMAGALGVRLGGRTQYRHGIELRPGLGDGPAPTSVDLRRAVRMSEGVQVGAVVVAGVIAWVRGGR
- the sigJ gene encoding RNA polymerase sigma factor SigJ — translated: MTAPQPLDQAELARRFEEHRPYLRRLAYSTLGSISDAEDVVQDAWLRLQRQFDAGKADEIDNLRAWLTTVIGRLALDQLGSARARREQYVGEWLPEPEVTSWDDPADRISQDERVTTALLVVLESLSPAERTAFVLQDVFGMSGPEVAEVVGRTPAAVRQLASRARKHVENGTPRFPASPAEQEKVVSAFSLAWRSGDLSSLLGILDENVVLTADGGGKVPAIRQPVRGAELIAKMLLGWYTAANGWGRSVLVNGMPGLVVFDGTNVGVFSFVVDAGRVVAINVVRNPDKLRDLPIDGDPDWYLGGGR
- the ald gene encoding alanine dehydrogenase, yielding MTRTGVVVGVPTEVKPQEFRVALTPAGATELVAHGHEVLVQAGAGVGSGFADDDYRGAGARIVAEADQVWGRADLVVKVKEPIAREYSVMRRDQVLFTFLHLAASKECTDAILASGIVAIAYETVRGSDGSLPLLAPMSEVAGKLSAQVGAYHLMAPMGGGGVLLGGVPGVRPADVVVLGGGVAGTNAASIAVGMGARVTVLDTNPARLRALDARFAGRVGTLASHALEIDRAVVAADLVIGSVLVPGAKAPELVSDELVARMRPGSVLVDIAVDQGGCFASTRPTTHANPTFAVANSLFYCVANMPGAVPHTSTVALTNATLPFASMIAGKGWRGACAADPGLAAGLTAVDGKLLSAEVAAAHGYSLGA
- a CDS encoding gamma carbonic anhydrase family protein: MIIKVSGFTPEIDDTAWIAPNATVIGRVRLGAEVGVWYSAVLRGDLEQISIGARTNIQDGCVLHADPGFALTVGTGVSVGHNAILHGCTIGDDVLVGMGATVLNGAVIGAGSLIAANALIPEGAQIPPGSLVAGVPGKVRRELTPAQQDGIKLNAAVYLHNLTNHRDAEVL
- a CDS encoding TetR/AcrR family transcriptional regulator, with translation MPTVSSILARILEKPVTDGEKLLDSALSAFLDFGIKRTSMGEIARRAGISPATLYRRYESKNELVEAVGVREAQRYVSDIDERVRAVTEPGDQLVEIFVAFVTTIAGNELLRRLLSTEPEIILPRLTTDAGPILAVGRAYLAEKLRELQASAPVPEFDPDLVAEVMARLALSLALTPDGLIPLDDAEAGREFARRTLLPMVGLRDIH
- a CDS encoding Eco57I restriction-modification methylase domain-containing protein, which translates into the protein MALQARDAQERKRHGRHYTPPELARFLARRALRYTPRAGVLRVLDPACGDGELLLAVHREIASSAPDMAVQLTGYDLDRRAVAETADRAAALGVEIDGRGGDFLAAAAHLADGSFDLIISNPPYVRTQQLGGETAQLLSKQFGLRGRIDLTHPFVAVAPRLLTAGGVLGLLCANRFLTTRAGSNLRRILTDELTPVELYDLGDTKLFAAAVLPAITVALRATGPPGCRYVSVYEEQGVEPDCVTELFDALAGEAACRVGAGGRVFAVEVGVLATGDAVVRKPVEDVRSPQPVSTVTAPLTASGPVDDGIRSDRHGDTAWRMSRPSVDHWLGRIADRTWRSFGEAARIRVGIKTTADRVFISDRWDQMDPTPEPELLRELITHHDLQPWRVAMARGTKVLYPYDLLQPRRTPIDLAEFPCAAAYLQSHEQALSARRYVLDGGRKWFEIWVPQRPHLWGAPKLVFPDISERPRFALDRSGAVVNGDCYWISLTDLGAGRAADDLAYLLMGVANSALGLRFYDAVCGNRLYSGRRRWITQYVARLPVPDPGCPTAGEVVRRVRALLEDGVPVADSGIDEVVAEAFGVSVDVAETDHR
- a CDS encoding vWA domain-containing protein, with product MPRLSPLTAALTVVALAVLPASCAAVAQADPGRYAPTMLILDASGSMERPDQGGTMLDSAKRAVRAFVASAPAESSVGLTTYGTGTSNAEADKAAGCRDVQVLRQPTTLDKAALIAAVDGIHARGWTPMGTALRQAADALPDSGPRSIVLVSDGDDTCSPPDPCEVARELKQQGLDLIVHAIGFAVDDKARAQLTCTAQATGGTYSDAADGAALERILPRVSSAALRNYQATGTPITGTDEYRTAPVAKPGQYLDTIGQQQKRLYAVDVPAGATAYFTGIVSFPRARGVSMTEDMNALELRVFGRDGVDCNIRERELETRASDGVALTVAKTFEGATEEPTSGDSAQCKGGGRYYFELNWDLVAKGSPARLPMEILVGIEPGVTDPGPAAVSTPVTFTDPAGTARPMSGGGSFTAAATLPGSGNYTDTLQSGEYVFYRVRLDWGQGLAYRVRFAETGGANSTAASNVETALYSPLGREIDSDTTVYTGRSSAELVLASVPVRYANRDQSDAQVQRQAVAGWHYIAVKLGIPMGADALPPAPIQLDVTVSGAAEPGPTYVGTSAQPEAEQPVAVGGPAAVARPWALYVLIGAGVALVVGIGTAIVVVGRRRD
- a CDS encoding nitroreductase; this translates as MAQTDHDSSDFATLQRLAGERWSCRQFTAEQVDRATIEQLLTLAQRTPSWCNTQPWQVVVTAGEGTERFRKELLDHIRTAGNTPDFEFPAAYEGVYKDRRRACGFQLYDSVGIVKGDHEKTMRQMVRNFEFFDAPHVAIVTSEADLGIYGAIDCGLWLENFLLGAQALGLGAAPQAALASYAPFIRDYFAIPDTRKVVFGVSFGHPDTSHPINTFRTARAPLEEQVTWHTS
- a CDS encoding winged helix-turn-helix transcriptional regulator → MRYEELADFPCSITRPLVIFGDRWTLLILKYSFAGVRRFNAFQGALGISRSRLRDRLERLVEHEILVKRPADDGAYEEYRLTEKGHAIYPVLMAIRDWGDAYMAPDGPPVEYRHRGCAGEAHARLTCDECAAEITARDVEPQAGPGMSSASRPA